The Methylomonas sp. UP202 DNA window CAACCCGGCTTTAACCGCCTTGGGCGTCGATCAATCCGCCACCAACCAACAGGCTGGCGGCAATATGGAAGGCAAGGAAAGCCGTTTCGGTATCGTCAACTCCGGCCTATGGGCGGTGGCGACGACGGCGGCATCCAACGGTTCGGTCAACGCCATGCATGATTCTTTCACGCCTATCGGCGGCATGGTACCGATGTGGCTGATGCAATTGGGCGAAGTGATTTTCGGTGGCGTCGGTTCCGGCTTGTACGGCATGATCGTGTTTGCGATCGTCGCGGTGTTCATCGCCGGCCTGATGATAGGCCGTACCCCGGAATATTTAGGCAAAAAAATCGAAGCCTATGAGATGAAAATGGCCGCCATCATTATCCTGATTCCGCCTTTGATGGTATTGGGCGGCACGGCGGTGAGCCTGATGCTGGAGGTCGGCAAAGCCTCCATCTTCAACCCCGGCGCTCACGGTTTCAGCGAAGTGCTGTATGCCTGGTCGTCGGCCGGTAATAACAACGGCAGCGCCTTCGGCGGTTTGTCGGCCAACGTGCCGTTCTATAACTTCATGCTGGGTCTGGCGATGCTGTTTTCCCGCTACTGGCTGATGATTCCGGTGTTGGCGATTGCAGGTTCCTTGGCAGCTAAAAAGACCGTGCCGGTCGGCCCCGGCACCCTGCCGACCCACACGCCGTTGTTCGCGGTATTGCTGATCATCACGGTATTGATGGTCGGCGCGCTGACCTTCGTCCCGGCCTTGGCCTTGGGGCCTATCGTCGAGCATTTGCAGATGACGGCCACCAAATAAATTTAGGGTGGATTAGGTGCGCAAGGCAGAAAGTTCTCCGACAAACGATGATCTTTGTACGCACCGTAACCCGCCATGGCAGCGCCGATTGCCCCCAAAGGCGCATCAGAATAGAGATAACATCATGACTAGCAAACCCGTTTCAACGTCCCTTTTGGACCCGCAAATTCTGCAACAAGCCTTGTTCGATGCTTTTGCCAAACTGACGCCGCAACAACAATGGAAAAACCCGGTGATGTTCGTGGTCTACCTCGGCAGTTTGTTGACCACCGTGTTGTGGTTGCAAGCGCTGAACGGCGAAAGCGAAGAATCCGCGGGTTTTATAATGAGCATCACGCTGTGGCTGTGGTTTACCGTGCTGTTCGCCAACTTCGCCGAAGCGGTCGCGGAAGGCCGCAGCAAGGCCCAAGCCGCGTTTTTGCGCAGTGCCAAACGCGACATCGCCGCCAAAAAGCTCGACGAAGCCAAATACGGCAGCAACTACAGCAAAGTCGAAGGCTCCAGTCTGCGTAAAGGCGATGTAGTGCTGATCGAAGCCGGCGATTTCGTGCCCGGCGACGGCGATGTCATCGAAGGCGTGGCCTCGGTGGACGAAAGCGCGATCACCGGCGAATCGGCGCCCGTAATCCGCGAGTCTGGCGGCGATTTCAGCTCGGTGACCGGCGGCACCCGAGTGCTGTCCGACTGGCTAGTGGTGCGTATCAGTACCAATCCCGGCGAAACCTTTCTGGACCGAATGATAGGCATGGTGGAAAGCGCCAAACGCCAGAAAACCCCCAACGAGATTGCGTTGACCATTTTGTTGGTGGCGTTGACGCTGGTGTTCCTGATGGCGACCGTGACCTTGCTGCCTTTCTCGCTGTACAGCGTGCAGACCGCGGGCGCCGGCAGTCCGATCAGCGTCACCGTGTTGGTGGCCTTGCTGGTGTGCTTGATTCCGACCACTATCGGCGGTTTGCTGTCGGCGATCGGCGTGGCCGGCATCGGCCGGATGATGCAGAAAAACGTGATTGCCACCTCCGGCCGGGCCGTGGAAGCGGCCGGCGACGTCGATGTGCTGCTGTTGGACAAAACCGGTACGATCACCTTGGGTAACCGCCAGGCCTCCGGTTTTTTTCCGGTCAAAGGCGTGACGGATCGCCAACTGGCCGATGCCGCGCAACTGGCCTCGTTAGCGGACGAAACGCCCGAAGGCCGCAGCGTCGTGATACTGGCGAAGCAAAAATACAATATTCGCGAACGCGATATCCATTCCCTGGGCGCCACTTTCGTGCATTTCAGCGCCCAGACCCGGATGAGCGGGGTCAAC harbors:
- the kdpB gene encoding potassium-transporting ATPase subunit KdpB; this encodes MTSKPVSTSLLDPQILQQALFDAFAKLTPQQQWKNPVMFVVYLGSLLTTVLWLQALNGESEESAGFIMSITLWLWFTVLFANFAEAVAEGRSKAQAAFLRSAKRDIAAKKLDEAKYGSNYSKVEGSSLRKGDVVLIEAGDFVPGDGDVIEGVASVDESAITGESAPVIRESGGDFSSVTGGTRVLSDWLVVRISTNPGETFLDRMIGMVESAKRQKTPNEIALTILLVALTLVFLMATVTLLPFSLYSVQTAGAGSPISVTVLVALLVCLIPTTIGGLLSAIGVAGIGRMMQKNVIATSGRAVEAAGDVDVLLLDKTGTITLGNRQASGFFPVKGVTDRQLADAAQLASLADETPEGRSVVILAKQKYNIRERDIHSLGATFVHFSAQTRMSGVNLEGRQIRKGAADSIRQHIEEQGGKVPQELKKMVDDVARRGSTPLVVSDGAKALGVIELKDIVKGGIKERFIELRQMGIKTIMITGDNRLTAAAIAAEAGVDDFLAEATPEAKLSLIRQHQTDGRLVAMTGDGTNDAPALAQADVAVAMNSGTQAAKEAGNMVDLDSNPTKLIEIVETGKQMLMTRGALTTFSIANDVAKYFAIIPAAFATTYPALNVLNVMGLATPASAILSAVIFNALIIIALIPLALKGISYKPVGAEKLLQNNLLVYGVGGLIVPFIGIKAIDLILVATNLV